Within Spinacia oleracea cultivar Varoflay chromosome 4, BTI_SOV_V1, whole genome shotgun sequence, the genomic segment GATACGTCTAAGTTGTTGGGAGTCAAGAAGGAGTCTAAACTCCATTCTTTATGTGCGTTAAAAGCTTTAAAATAGCAACGATAGACCGTCTAAACCTGTTAAAAATCGACCCAATCCAAAATCGACCTGAAATCACTGGGTCTTGAAGAATATATTGTCTACCCGTaatccgattttatccgaatccGACCAACCCGGTATTAATGGGTTAAAATCGACCGAATCTGTATTTGACCCAATCGATTGaaaatcgttgtatttatagtaataaatgagaaatGATTAActttaaacaaaataaacacaTTGTTGTTACTGTTGTTGGGTGTAattcgattttgattttgattttgattatacCCCATTTAATGTTGAATGTGATTAAATATAAACTTTTGTattaaaatttgttaatttttgagttttttgcATATTTATTACCCATATAGGTGAAATTTTCTAACTACCAATTGGTCCACCTATTCTCAATTAAGTCATTAACGGATCGGAGTAAAACTTAATTGCATATAGAAAAAATGGTTGTTAAATGACATAAACTTAAATTTTGGGTCGAACTTCCTAATGGTAAATTAAACGAAGTCCTAGCTAGTCATTTGTGAAATTTTGATCCTTATTAATAAGTTACTCCTATCTATAAGAAGTGTGTAgatgtttcaaaaaaattggAATCGTGATAATCCCAATAAGTTAATTACTCTGAAAGTTGTACAACATTACATTAATTAACGTCATATCTTTACTAAGAGTTACTTAAAATCtatatttggtgtttatttataTACAATTCCATTTATATTTGTTAATAGCTCATCAAAATGGAATAGACATGTAAATGGAACACATATTATTTCATTTGTACTAGAGTACGTACAACAAAAGACACTTATTATTGCTAGACACATCAAAATCAGACTAAAAACTGCTAAATAAACACGGTTTAAATTAACTGACACATACATGTAGATAGAGGTCACTAACTAATAATTTACCATGCAGTTCATGCACCTAACAAGAATCTAAAGGATATCTTTAAAAATACATGCACATATACTACTACGTATATGTAGTTTGTAGTGTTAGTTTCCTCCGGGAAAAGGACCTACACCGGTACTAGTCCCAGCCCCAGCTCCTATGCCgaaacccgaacttaaaccTGATCCAAGACCAGGTAGCCCACCCAACCCACCACCACCCATGTTCCCGCCCATTCCAGCACCTATTCCACCTCCAATGCCTGTTGACCCTCCAATAGGCCCACCAAGGCTACCACCCATTCGAGTACCTGTACCAATACCTGCACCAACACCTGCACTTGAACCCATGCCAAAGCCAGGTGCGCCACCAAAAATACCTCCCGGGGTACCAACACCGCCACTACCCATTCCCATGCCACCACCAGGCCCGCCTCCTTGGCCCATACCAAGACCAGGGCCTCCTTGACCCATACCCCCACCAGGGCCACCTCCTTGGCCCATACCAAAACCAGGGCCACCTTGACCCATACCCCCACCAGGCCCACCTCCTTGGCCAATACCAAAACCAGGGCCACCTTGACCCATACCCCCACCAGGCCCACCTCCTTGGCCCATACCAAGACCAGGTCCACCTTGGCCcacacctccaccaccacccgGAATCATGCCCCCTATACCACCTTGACCACCCCCAACAACACCACCAAGTCCAGTTCCAACCCCTCCACCCCCGTTAAGTCCGTTTCCACCAAGTGGAGCACTACTACCTAGTCCACCCCCTAGCCCGGGAATACCAAAACCGCCAATAAGTCCCGGATCACCACCACTCATTCCAAAACCATCACCAACATCCTTAGTGGTGAAACGATCATTTCTTATTGCACGAGTTGCACCAATCACACAAACAAGTAGATACAAAAGCCCTAGAAAAGTAAAAAccttaacattcattttttttccCACAACTTTTCTTATCAACAACGGAAATACGTAAATATATGTGTATGTGAATATGTGATGAGAATACAATTTTGTAGTACTAAGAGGGGTTTTTATAGAACGATATCGGACCGAATATGCATGAAAAATAAAGTACGGTTGGGAAGGTTGTTATAAATGCAGTAAGGCCACCACTTAAGGTAGTTTGAGAATTGAGATAGTTCTATTTTGGTATGTTTTTTGCATGTACTATTTAATTTAAACCTACGTGTATTTTATATAACGACGTAgcatattatatatttatatatatagagacaaataaataataactccATTGAAAAAGAGAAGTCGAAGCTGATGAATTTTAGAGTTATCATCATCAACTTTGATTTGATGAATATAGAATTTATGATACACAGTGACCGGTGGCTTATTGCATGCatgtcttgttgttgttgtataatTTGTGTATTCTAGATTTGCATGCATGCATGCATTGGTTTTACCGGCTACATTTTAGTACTTTGCTTTGCACGGCAAGTCGATCGATCGGAAACTAATTAGTAACCACTTTTTTTTGTTACGATTTCATGTTACATTATTACTCATTTACTCGTATCACGTACTTACAATTATATCAATAGATTATGATTTGTCACTTTAGAAGATCGATACGTACGCAGCTGgtattattatttgttggtttCAAATAATTAATGATTCAAGAATATCCCAATAAAAGACAAATGGCGGAGTAGAAAAGTCGTAAATAaagattattaattaattatattttactcGATCTATTCACCTTATTCTTATATATTTCttattatattagattagaaaaatcagatcagaACAGACCAGaccaaaaactagaaaaattaGACCATATCAGGTAAAGAGAACAAGACATGATAAtgcgtttatttatttatttttgtgaatGAGGGCAAATAAATTACGTACAACTGAGAGATTGAGAGACTCGACCATGACTATATCGTATATAGGAGTCTGTCTTAAGTAGTAAGTCAATACGACAATACATCATTAGTAACACTAATTAGTGATCGATCTGATAAAGTATGCATTAATTGCATGAATTGCATATAAA encodes:
- the LOC110792237 gene encoding glycine-rich cell wall structural protein-like; amino-acid sequence: MNVKVFTFLGLLYLLVCVIGATRAIRNDRFTTKDVGDGFGMSGGDPGLIGGFGIPGLGGGLGSSAPLGGNGLNGGGGVGTGLGGVVGGGQGGIGGMIPGGGGGVGQGGPGLGMGQGGGPGGGMGQGGPGFGIGQGGGPGGGMGQGGPGFGMGQGGGPGGGMGQGGPGLGMGQGGGPGGGMGMGSGGVGTPGGIFGGAPGFGMGSSAGVGAGIGTGTRMGGSLGGPIGGSTGIGGGIGAGMGGNMGGGGLGGLPGLGSGLSSGFGIGAGAGTSTGVGPFPGGN